From one Musa acuminata AAA Group cultivar baxijiao chromosome BXJ2-6, Cavendish_Baxijiao_AAA, whole genome shotgun sequence genomic stretch:
- the LOC103989365 gene encoding uncharacterized protein LOC103989365, with the protein MPLTSLATEAFGVSTISLVFLTAALGILCIFHSLYFQFCIRSRHYPHLSYFNGPWISRIILILISIWWGFGEIVRLSFVRSRLFSDQAWHKSVCKFYILSNLGFAEPSMFLMLSFLLHAALQKRDSGTLSPWWNRKTLGRMLLFCFPILLMQIAVILIGPRFINEENSDKRTRIAKLFRCISSLTNGNSVCVYPLPSTIILGGFYAILISYIAYVGMRLFSSVINKGLQRRIYVLTTSILFLPLRAVLLGISVLPPPGNLLYEAIVFLAFLMLLFCTVVGICMLVFFPVADSLALRDNGHSEIEGMPYDDYYYDGASLIASQNHQEESRNSPESAKHDSMSFCSMNLDGSASEDINKPIFSRDPISSSLSEPRPPPRYAHDTP; encoded by the coding sequence ATGCCCCTGACGTCTCTTGCCACCGAGGCATTCGGTGTATCGACCATTTCCCTTGTGTTCCTGACTGCTGCTCTTGGTATCCTATGCATCTTCCACTCTCTGTACTTCCAGTTCTGTATCAGGAGTAGACATTATCCTCATCTGAGCTACTTCAATGGGCCTTGGATTAGCCGTATCATTCTAATTCTAATCTCTATTTGGTGGGGCTTTGGAGAGATTGTTAGGCTGAGTTTCGTGAGATCGAGACTCTTTTCTGACCAAGCATGGCACAAAAGTGTCTGCAAGTTCTACATCCTCTCAAATTTAGGATTTGCAGAACCAAGCATGTTTCTTATGCTATCCTTCCTTCTTCATGCCGCACTGCAGAAAAGGGATTCTGGCACTCTGAGCCCATGGTGGAACAGAAAGACACTCGGACGCATGCTCCTGTTCTGTTTTCCAATTCTTCTTATGCAAATTGCCGTCATTCTGATAGGACCCAGGTTTATCAATGAAGAGAATAGTGACAAGAGAACAAGGATTGCAAAGCTCTTCAGATGCATATCTTCCTTAACAAATGGTAACAGTGTATGCGTGTATCCCCTGCCAAGCACTATAATTCTTGGGGGCTTCTATGCCATCTTGATCAGTTATATTGCATACGTTGGTATGCGGTTATTCTCTTCGGTTATCAACAAAGGTCTGCAGCGCAGGATTTATGTGCTGACAACATCTATCCTCTTCCTTCCATTGAGGGCTGTTCTCCTGGGAATCTCTGTACTTCCTCCACCAGGCAACCTGCTGTATGAGGCAATTGTGTTTTTAGCTTTCCTTATGTTGTTATTTTGCACCGTGGTTGGTATCTGCATGCTAGTATTTTTCCCTGTAGCTGATTCCTTGGCCCTGAGAGATAATGGTCATTCTGAAATTGAAGGGATGCCCTATGATGACTACTATTATGATGGTGCTTCTCTCATTGCTAGCCAGAACCATCAAGAGGAAAGTAGGAACTCCCCGGAATCTGCAAAGCATGACTCCATGTCCTTTTGCAGTATGAACTTGGATGGATCAGCATCAGAAGACATTAACAAGCCCATATTCTCACGTGATCCTATCAGTTCTTCATTGTCTGAGCCTCGACCGCCCCCCCGGTACGCCCATGATACCCCCTGA